In one Heteronotia binoei isolate CCM8104 ecotype False Entrance Well chromosome 1, APGP_CSIRO_Hbin_v1, whole genome shotgun sequence genomic region, the following are encoded:
- the PROB1 gene encoding proline-rich basic protein 1, producing the protein MSFIQKIKFSGLTGNSPSYKDKRGSSLPLFPAQIHMGYSIKMFSCVARDCQISPEPSGLNEEHFNNYSCRHFSPEKDSHISINSRGDRTSDTSGSSYRTALCSEEAESFKDCIEFFEEPGDHIKRHTYCDSEYEQDSITATLILSAAQTSSADRNKISKRTGSQLHGNLNSFGKALQDPCGANSKADICVATSEGIQACFAVNGSEAFGGSLTVQDMRAQSPQADSNGTINDQTCRERICPSDEESQQVQMSIKAKNSADPVCSGRMGPVTRGLQPRDSGSKYLDCPTQFSSEKSKEMLPSVRKLKKNSLASRAHGPVSSKAACPKYFGENSSVLSDSDEADNEVEKLTALSFQSLSCPQGSYLDMYSSSNRTSSSLSNSLPEDGIGMNRWPTCSDPRKTVVVNHTKGSWQFPSASKVPDKDLCASSLGKEHFECVSVTLDNADGRKSLCKKRMVPKRQIQLRRKEKKEMGFCAAGDCAVLPPFTQPRKESCVKGRTISDEFRLNYKQFMRAACLNNSYNKTKMASSLVRNVLAKKMQYEQRIKTEQASVRGSSTSSVPSSISTDLQGDSLEGKSSSLSKSDCSFSAEDMHSHSTSERSDPVAMNNKDTDTLRPTKGVVLNEQLRENVCKLKKTFNELNERMKYQEATQLMRLPILADDAVNAVESSNVRKQSSGERKEYRRARAVFESMQDGAKITSAVPKFAKTPKPWPNLKQRAIRQNQHMQLKEEKIPLKPKSLVVPKDISRNIFTSKTKEMKLVPQITNEQPNVLNAFKHMSLNRDSSTRRLPAVQSVKFSSLVFPTSGKSHCGETLCMNEALQMESRGRIRKHQQRDVRKLVNDTYYLGFKSSDSSSTEQLSYSESKTESSQIVLPKDSTSISPLFIHCTSIRRKDDIQAANQLQEEKKQDEIRDIDASTSSLHDQCISTTDNFNPATQTHGNRSACHPENKCSMMSEPAVHITTIQSKKCVVENKELQPEVENKPVPYERTELKVRPSATTKKESQLNIKVNSSVSKQTHKTETDYFPASSCSMLEERTTKEAFSQSNFSLRENEAAASSETIVIPSSKCLQETNMKDNGHVMISHIHEPSKAQEIELSHQKCLSSETISVVPKDSKNSPSFLKEENVFSGLTHGSSRYPQSIRPPMTGTQNNQAQTAANSHFVDSSSETVIPEDPKPWGDNNNRMLSEYDISDSPLPAREYTDGIKLVSNPPFTPSSSHGKLHDPGFDCLNKHQVTNEQYFSAAQTDNTNYLTIPVKAHQSEAVPKHPAPLYPDSSSFTSNVSFQTSGEASGSKTSNEHFLPKPLERKVASDNLLQSNLSHGQILPRLEESPSCTRRNERVSPSGKSAPSPTRHFAAPLQAHRKMLVDPESGKCYYVESPRQPQLKMLYDPETGQYIEVLIPPTPLSSHSGLYQSPFPSVVMNPGGYGPPYLPYSGFPGFPPPPLAVPPAQVDLQDQPPVQENTNEGFSHFPKTEVPPGAQTADGNYMESLYYIPTGMNSSPNPGQTVFPPSASSGPAMPEKGSFLRM; encoded by the coding sequence ATGAGCTTCATCCAGAAGATCAAATTCTCAGGCTTGACTGGGAACAGCCCCAGCTACAAGGATAAAAGAGGATCCAGCCTCCCATTGTTTCCAGCTCAGATTCACATGGGCTACAGCATAAAAATGTTCTCCTGTGTGGCGAGGGATTGCCAGATTTCTCCTGAGCCTAGTGGACTGAATGAAGAACATTTCAATAACTACAGCTGCAGACATTTTTCTCCTGAGAAGGACTCTCACATTTCTATCAATTCCAGAGGAGACCGCACCTCCGACACATCTGGTTCCTCTTATCGTACAGCACTATGCTCAGAGGAAGCGGAGAGTTTTAAGGACTGTATTGAGTTCTTTGAAGAACCTGGAGATCATATCAAACGGCACACTTACTGTGACTCAGAGTACGAGCAGGACAGCATAACAGCAACACTGATCCTCTCTGCAGCTCAGACAAGCTCCGCTGACAGGAACAAGATTTCCAAGCGCACAGGCAGCCAACTTCATGGGAATCTGAACAGTTTTGGCAAGGCCTTACAAGACCCATGCGGTGCAAACAGCAAAGCTGATATTTGTGTTGCTACATCTGAAGGAATTCAGGCTTGCTTTGCTGTAAATGGGAGCGAGGCTTTTGGAGGCTCATTGACAGTCCAAGACATGAGAGCACAGAGTCCGCAGGCGGATAGCAATGGTACTATAAATGATCAAACCTGCAGGGAAAGGATCTGTCCCAGTGACGAGGAAAGCCAACAGGTTCAGATGTCAATCAAAGCTAAGAATAGCGCAGATCCAGTGTGCAGCGGCAGAATGGGTCCAGTCACAAGAGGGCTGCAGCCACGAGACAGCGGATCTAAATATTTGGATTGTCCTACCCAATTCAGTTCTGAGAAATCCAAGGAAATGTTACCCAGTGTCCGCAAGCTGAAGAAAAACAGCCTTGCCAGTCGAGCTCATGGTCCTGTAAGTAGCAAAGCAGCATGTCCCAAATATTTTGGAGAAAATTCGAGTGTTCTGAGTGACTCTGATGAGGCTGATAATGAAGTAGAGAAGCTTACTGCCCTGTCTTTCCAGAGCCTCTCATGTCCCCAGGGCAGTTACTTAGATATGTACAGTTCTAGTAACAGAACATCATCCAGTCTGTCCAATTCCTTGCCGGAAGATGGTATTGGAATGAACAGGTGGCCAACATGTAGTGACCCAAGGAAAACAGTGGTGGTCAACCACACCAAAGGAAGCTGGCAGTTCCCGTCAGCCAGCAAAGTCCCAGATAAGGACTTGTGTGCTAGCTCACTGGGGAAGGAACACTTTGAGTGTGTCAGTGTCACACTAGACAATGCTGATGGGCGAAAGAGCCTCTGTAAAAAGCGAATGGTGCCCAAACGGCAGATTCAGTTGAGgcggaaggagaagaaggagatgggTTTTTGTGCTGCTGGTGACTGTGCCGTCCTCCCTCCATTCACACAACCCAGGAAAGAGTCATGTGTGAAGGGTAGGACTATCAGTGATGAATTCAGACTCAATTACAAGCAATTTATGAGAGCAGCTTGTCTGAACAATTCTTACAACAAAACTAAGATGGCTTCAAGTCTGGTGAGAAATGTTTTGGCTAAAAAAATGCAGTATGAACAAAGAATCAAAACCGAGCAAGCATCTGTCCGTGGCAGCTCCACCTCCTCTGTCCCATCCTCCATAAGTACAGACCTCCAGGGGGACAGTTTAGAAGGCAAGTCAAGTTCTCTGTCCAAATCGGACTGCAGCTTTTCAGCTGAAGACATGCACAGTCATTCTACCAGTGAGAGATCTGACCCTGTGGCCATGaacaacaaagacacagacaccctGAGACCAACAAAGGGGGTGGTGCTGAATGAGCAGCTACGGGAGAACGTCTGCAAATTGAAAAAGACGTTTAATGAACTGAATGAGAGAATGAAATACCAAGAAGCTACTCAATTGATGAGACTCCCTATTTTGGCAGACGATGCTGTAAATGCAGTAGAATCAAGCAACGTCAGAAAACAGTCGTCTGGAGAGAGAAAAGAGTACAGGAGAGCCCGGGCTGTGTTTGAGTCCATGCAGGATGGTGCTAAAATCACAAGTGCAGTCCCAaaatttgcaaaaacaccaaagCCATGGCCAAACCTGAAGCAGCGAGCTATTAGGCAGAACCAGCACATGCAGTTGAAAGAGGAAAAGATCCCCCTCAAACCTAAAAGCCTTGTGGTGCCTAAAGATATCTCCAGGAATATCTTCACATCCAAAACCAAAGAAATGAAACTTGTTCCTCAGATCACAAATGAACAACCTAATGTTCTAAATGCATTTAAGCACATGTCTTTGAACAGAGATTCTAGTACCAGGAGGTTGCCTGCAGTTCAGAGTGTGAAATTTTCATCACTAGTTTTTCCAACATCTGGCAAATCACACTGTGGTGAAACACTTTGCATGAATGAGGCCCTTCAGATGGAAAGCAGAGGAAGGATAAGAAAACATCAGCAAAGAGATGTCAGGAAATTAGTCAATGACACTTATTACCTTGGTTTTAAATCATCAGACAGCTCCAGCACAGAGCAGCTTTCCTACTCAGAAAGCAAAACTGAAAGCAGCCAAATTGTGTTACCAAAAGACTCTACATCCATCTCACCTCTCTTCATACACTGCACCTCAATACGTCGGAAAGATGATATACAAGCAGCAAACCAGTTACAGGAGGAGAAAAAGCAAGATGAAATTAGAGACATAGATGCATCAACTAGTTCTCTACATGATCAGTGCATCAGTACCACTGATAATTTTAACCCCGCAACACAGACACATGGAAACAGATCAGCATGTCATCCCGAGAACAAGTGCTCTATGATGAGTGAACCTGCAGTGCACATTACTACAATTCAGTCCAAGAAGTGTGTAGTTGAGAATAAAGAACTTCAGCCCGAAGTTGAAAATAAACCAGTACCCTATGAGCGGACTGAGTTAAAAGTCAGACCTTCTGCAACCACCAAGAAAGAGTCTCAGCTTAATATTAAAGTTAACAGTTCTGTCTCCAAGCAGACACACAAAACAGAAACTGATTATTTCCCAGCTTCAAGTTGTTCCATGTTGGAAGAAAGGACCACAAAAGAAGCTTTCTCACAGTCTAATTTCAGTTTAAGAGAAAATGAAGCTGCTGCTTCATCTGAGACCATTGTGATTCCATCTTCTAAATGTCTTCAGGAGACCAATATGAAAGATAATGGTCATGTGATGATAAGCCATATTCATGAGCCTTCCAAAGCCCAGGAAATTGAATTGTCTCATCAGAAATGTTTATCTAGTGAGACTATCTCAGTAGTACCTAAAGACAGTAAAAATTCACCAAGCTTTTTGAAAGAAGAAAATGTGTTCTCTGGATTAACCCATGGTAGCAGTAGGTACCCACAATCTATCAGGCCCCCAATGACAGGCACTCAAAATAATCAGGCACAGACTGCAGCAAACAGCCATTTTGTTGACAGTTCATCCGAAACAGTAATACCAGAGGACCCCAAGCCCTGGGGGGACAACAACAACAGAATGCTTTCAGAGTATGACATTTCAGATAGTCCATTACCAGCAAGGGAGTATACTGATGGAATCAAACTAGTATCAAACCCTCCTTTTACACCATCATCCTCTCATGGAAAGCTCCATGACCCAGGTTTTGATTGTCTTAATAAGCATCAGGTAACAAATGAACAATATTTTTCAGCAGCACAAACTGACAACACAAATTACTTAACAATTCCTGTGAAAGCCCATCAGTCTGAGGCAGTTCCTAAGCACCCAGCACCTTTGTACCCAGACAGCTCCTCTTTCACATCCAATGTTTCTTTTCAGACTAGTGGAGAAGCTTCAGGAAGCAAAACAAGTAACGAACATTTTTTGCCAAAACCATTAGAAAGGAAGGTAGCCTCTGACAATTTGCTACAAAGCAACCTGAGCCACGGGCAAATCCTCCCAAGGCTTGAAGAATCTCCCAGTTGCACAAGAAGAAACGAAAGGGTTTCTCCATCCGGGAAGAGTGCCCCAAGCCCAACTAGACATTTTGCTGCTCCTCTGCAGGCACACAGGAAAATGTTAGTTGATCCAGAGAGCGGAAAGTGCTACTATGTGGAATCCCCCAGGCAGCCTCAGCTGAAGATGCTTTATGATCCAGAGACGGGGCAGTACATCGAAGTGTTAATACCGCCAACCCCATTGTCATCACACAGTGGGCTTTACCAGTCTCCTTTCCCGTCAGTGGTTATGAATCCTGGAGGCTATGGACCACCTTACCTGCCATACTCAGGATTTCCgggtttccctcctccccctcttgctgTACCACCTGCACAGGTGGATCTTCAAGACCAACCACCTGTTCAAGAGAACACCAATGAAGGTTTTAGCCATTTCCCAAAGACTGAAGTGCCACCAGGTGCCCAAACTGCTGATGGCAACTACATGGAAAGTTTATATTATATTCCCACTGGGATGAATTCAAGTCCAAACCCTGGTCAAACTGTATTTCCCCCATCTGCAAGTTCTGGTCCTGCTATGCCGGAAAAGGGATCTTTTCTTAGGATGTAA